Genomic segment of Rhodocaloribacter litoris:
CGGGCAACCTGGACCTCAACGGCCACAGCTTCTTCCACCGGGGAACCACCTGGCACTACGAAGCTTCCGCCGACAACTACGGGACGGCCGGCACGTTCGTCATCAACGGAGCCGTCACGGCCCTCCTCAACAAGGACGTCACCCTCCCCGGCCTGACAAAGAACAGCACGGAAACCTTCACCCTGACCGGACCGGCCGGCCGGCTTACGGTCGCCACGCGATTGACCCTCAACAACGGCACGATCAACCAGGGGAACATCGACCTGGTGCTTTCCGGCTCCGGAACCGTGTTCGACTACAACGGCGGCACCCTGGCTTCGACCGGCGGGCGGCTCGTCTTCGATGCCGGTACGGCCCAGACGATGACCTTTGCCGCCGGGCTCGACATCCCTCACCTCCACCTGAAAAACGACCTGACGGCCGACGGCGACCGGGGCAGTGAGGTCTTCAACGTGTCCGGAACCTTCACCTTCGGGGAAAACGACAGCGACCTCCTCTTTGCCGACGCCAATACCAACATCTCGTTCTCGGAGGGTGCCGTCATCAAGCGCAACGGGCCGGGAACGATCGTGGACAACACCGGGCCCCGCCCCAGGATTCCCCGTTTCCCCGATACCGGCCTCGTCGACGTGTGGTACCTCGCTCCCGTCACCACGGACACCGAACTGCCGTCCGAGAGGCTCGGAACGCTCCGCATCGACCCCGGAACCGGCCATGTGCTGCTCGACAAGGCCGTCACGGTGGGCGTCGCCCTCGAACTGCTTTCGGGCAACCTGAACACGAACGACAGCAACACCATCACCATGGCAGAAGGTGGTACGGTGCTGCGAGCCCGGGGTACGCTCAACGACGACAACGGCAACGGCCTCTCCGACGCCGAAGACGGCTCCGGAAACGGCACCAACATTCAGGGGACGAGCTACACGCTGGTCTACGACGTCAGCGGTGGGGATATCGTCACCCAGTCGGGTGAATATCCGGAGGGTCCCGCCATTGCCCTGCAGGTCGTCGGGGCGGGGCACACGTTGACGCTGCACGCCGGCCGGCGTGCGGCCTCGCTCGAGGTGACGTGGTCCGAAACGATGACCGGCACCGCCCCCCTCTTCGATCTGAACGGCTTCGACCTGACCGTAACCGGCGCAGCGACTGTCACAGGACCGGCCGGTGCCGGCTCGTCCGGGACCCTGGTCAACACGCGCAACGACCGCACCTCCACCCTCCATGTCGGCGGAAACCTGACCGTCGGCGCCGGCACCGCCATCGGTTCACCCGACGACCCGGAGCCGAACGGCATCGTGTCGGTAAATGCGACCGGAGACGTGATCCTCCAGGGGGACTACCATGGCGGCACGATCAGCGTGGCCGGCAAACTCATCCTCGGCGGCAGGCTCCACGGCGCGCTCGTCGCCGCCGGGGACGTAGAGCTGACCACGGGCGTGCTCAACGCCACCTCGATCACGTTCAACGGCTTCCGCCAGCAACTCACCCTCAACGGCGACGTGACCGCGGATACGATCACGCTGGCCCAGTCGCCGGATGCGGAGGGCAACCAGCCGTACGTCATGCTGGCCACGCACCGTGCCGACGTCATCGCGGTCGGCACCGTGCTCAATCTGAACGGCGGTCTGTTCATCACGGGCCCGAACAACCGCATCCTGTTGCCGACGCCCACCAGCGCCCAGGGCTTCACGCGCAACCCGCCTGCGGGTGTGCAGAGCCACGTCGTGGGTAATGTGAGCATCTTCGTTCCGGCCGGCACGCCGGGATCGGCTACCGCGGGCAATGGCCGCTTCGAGTACCCGGTCGGCAGCATGGCGGCTTACCGGATGGCCGCCATCACGTTCGAGGACGACGACCCGGCCATCACGGGCGCCACCATCACGGTGCGTCACGTGGATCAGCGCCCGGAGGGGCTCGTCGGCTTCCCGATCCACACGAACGGGCAGGTGATCTCCGGCACGGCCGACTTCTACTGGCTGATCACGTCTTCGGTGGGCTTCGGCACCACCCAGGCATTCAACCTCGAGTTCCTGGCGGAAGGATTCACCGGCTACGACGACGTCCGCACGCTCCGGATCGTGCGTCGCCTCGCCCGCGACGTGGTCAACCCGTGGACGTTGCAAGAGGGCACCTACGACAACTTCAACACGGGCCCGTCGGATACGGACCCGCTCGTGCGGGTAACCGGTACGCAGGGGGGCCTCGTGCCACAGGGGGCGCTCTTCAGCTTCGGGATCGAAGAGGTTCCCGGCCTGGCGTTTCTCCAGGTCATCCACGCCGCCGCTCACCCCGACCTCGCCGAGATCGACATCTACCTCGGCGACGACCTGGCCCTGAACGACTTCGCCTATCGCCATGCCACACCGGTCTTCGCACTCGACGTCTCGAACAGAAGCACCGGCCCCCTGGCCACGTTCCACATCGGCGTGGCACCGGGCAACAGCACCGGCGCGGCCGACACCCTCCTGACCCGGCGCGTCGAACTGGCCGAAGGCCAGACCAGCCCCCTGCTCCTCCTCGACGACGGTGGCGGGAGCATCCGGCTGCTCCAGGCCGATGCCGTGCGGACGCGCGCCGCCGACCCGACGAGCGTCGACCTGCTCCTGGTGCACGGGGTCTCCGATGCACCGGCCGTCGACGTACGCCTCTTTCAGGGCTCGTCCGGACAGGGCCCGCTCGTGCTCGCCGGCCTTGACTTCACCGAGGATCTCGTCCATTATCGCTCGCTCGACCCCCAGGTGTACACGCTCGAATTCCTGGAAACCGGTACCACGGAACAGGTCTTCGCCTCCCGAATCGATCTGAGCGGCCTCGATGGCGAAGCCGTCCTGGCCATCGCCCACGGGCTGCTCGACCCGCCGGTCGGGCGTGAAGGCTCCCGGGGTGCCAACGTGATGGTCGTCACCCTCGCGGGGGAGGTCCGCGTCGGCACGGTCGTCACGGCCGGCGAAAGGGAAACGACCGACATCCCGGCCCGCTTCAGCCTCAAGGGCAACTTCCCGAACCCCTTCAACACCGGCACCACGATCCTGTTTGACCTGCCCGAGACGGCCGAAGTCTCCATCCAGGTCTTCGACGTGCTGGGTCGCCAGGTGCTGGCACTGCCCGGGCAAACGGTTGAGGCGGGGGCCAGGCGTTCGATCCAGCTCCAGGCGACGAACCTCGCCTCGGGCACCTACCTCTACCGGCTGCAGGCCGTCAGCCCGAACAACACCTGGGTCCGCGCCGGCAAGATGACGCTACTCAAGTAATACCTCTGCGCTTTGAACCTCACCGTAGCGTCGACCGGCCGCTCGACGTTACCAGCGGTCCGTCGGTGCGTTCGATGGCCCGGCGTCGTGCCAGGCCGGGGCCTTTTGCACTTCAGGGTTCCGGGCCCGCCGCCGCCACGGGGTCCCCTCCTCCCCCCGCCCGCTCGAACCGTACCGTGCCGTCCGTCACAAACCGCCGCCGTTCCGGTACGTAGCGCCGTTCCTCGATCACGAACGCCTCCGGCGTCACGGAGACGAGGTTGTAAAAGTTCGTATCGCGGTGCCCACGGCGTCCCCGGTTGCTCGTAGCCGTGCCGGCGCTGGCAATGACGATCCGGTGCTTTCCGGGGACGATATCCAGCGGTTCGATGTGCGAGATGTGCAGGTGACCACAGAGAATCAGATCGACGCCGGCCTCGGCCGACGCCGCCAGCGTGCGCCGTGCGCGGCGGGCCACGTCGTGCGGCCCGAGGGCCTGCAGCTTCGTCAGGTGATGATGCACGACCAGCACCTTGAAGATCCCGGGGGGCTGCCCGCCAAAAAACGTGCGGATGGCCTTCAGGGCCTCCCCTGTAATCCGCCCGCCCTTGATGGTCAACCCGTAGGCCGAGTTGATGCCCAGCACCGCCAGGCCGTCTTTGACGAACGACGGGTTCAGGTCGTCCGAGATGAAGGTGCGGTAGCGATGGAGCGGGTCGAAGATCCGGGTCCAGGGCCGGTGCCACCAGGCAACGACATCGTGGTTGCCGGGTACCACCAGCGTGGGCGCCTCGAAGGCCTCCAGCATGGCCCGGGCCGCCTCGAACTGCGCGCGACGGGCCCGCTGGGTCAGGTCTCCGCTGACCGCGACCAGGTCCACCCCTTCCGTGTTGACCTCCCGGACGAGATCCTCCACGATGAACGGATGGGCGATGCGACCGAAGTGGATGTCGGAGAGATGCGCAACCTTCATGACCTCATGCAGCAGGGGTTCGCCGGCTTGATACCCCGAAGCGGGTCCATGCGATCCGCACACAAAAGGGCGGCTCCCCGCAGGGGGCCGCCCTCGTGCGCCCGGAACGGTCATCGATTCAAAGCAGCAGGTTCAACGGCTCTTCGAGGTACTGGCGGACCGTCGTCAGGAAGCGGGCCCCTACGGCCCCGTCGACGATGCGATGATCGCACGAGAGGGTCAGCCGCATGCGCCGGCCCGGCACGACCTCGCCGTCGCGCACCACGGGCACGTCGCGGATCGCCCCGATGGCCAGGATGCAGGCGTTCGGCGGGTTGATGATGGCGGTGAACTCGTCGATGCCGAACATGCCGAGGTTGCTCGTCGTGAACGTGGAGCCCGTGTATTCCTCCGGCTGGAGTTCCCGGTTCCGGGCTTTCTCGGCCAGGCGCCGGGTCTCTTCGGCAATCTGCCCCAGCCCTTTCCGGTCGGCGTGGCGGATGACCGGCGTGATCAGGCCCTCGTCGATGGCGACGGCCACGGCCACGTGGATCTCCCGGTGCAGGCGAATCTCGCCTTCCGCCTCGAGATAGGAGGCGTTGACGTACGGGTGTTGCCGCAGAGCCAGCGCACACGCCTTCGTGACGAGGTCGTTGAACGACACCTTGCCGCGCCCCTGGGCCTCGGCCAGTTCGTTGAGCTGCTCCCGGAACGCCGTCGCCTTCTCCATGTCGACGTCGACCGTCAGGTAGAAGTGCGGGGCCGTGAACTTGCTCTGCGCCAGGCGCCGGGCAATGGTCTTGCGCATCTGCGAGATACGCTCCACGTCGTAGGCCGCCGGCATGGCCGGCGCCTCGGCCGGGGCCTCTGCCGGGGCCGGCTTCGGAGCGGCCTCCGGCACCTCGACCGGCGCACCGGCCAGCAACGCCTCGATGTCGCGTTTGATGATGCGCCCTTCGGGGCCGCTGCCCCGCACCGTACGCAGGTCAATGCCGTGCTCGCGCGCCATCTTCCGCGCCAGCGGCGAAGCCTTGATGCGTGCCCCTTCCTCCGGCCCGGCGGCCACGGCCGCCTCCTCCGCCGCACCGTCGCCCGAAGGCGCCTGCCCGGCTTCCGCCTCCACCGCTTCGGCCTTCGTTTCCGGCTCGGGCGCCGCAGAACCGTCGCCTCCGCCGTATTTCGCCAGCACCTCGGAAATGTCCTCGCCTTCCTCCCCCAGCACGGCGATGAGGCCGCCGATGGGCACGGCCTCCCCCTCCTGAATCACCTTCTTGAGCAACACCCCGTCGTCATAGACTTCGAGGTCCATCGTCGCCTTGTCGGTCTCCACCTGGGCAATCACGTCGCCCGCCGAAACCGACGCGCCTTCTTCGACCAGCCAGCTGACGAGCACCCCCTCTTCCATGGTGTCGCTCATCTTCGGCATCTCAACAGGAATAGCCATATCTCGATCTTCGATGCTAAAGGTTCGATCCCGGATTGCACACGGCGTGCCGCCGGTCAGCCGGCGTACATCACCTGCTTGCAGGCCTCGTACGCGTCGTCCTCCTGCGGCATGTAGTACTCCATCAGGTTCTTGGCATACGGAGCGGGCACGTCCTTCGCCGTGATGCGCCGGATGGGTGCGTCGAGGTAGTCGAAGGCACGGTCCTGGATCTGATAGGCGATTTCCGAAGAGATACTCGCATAGGGGTTGCTCTCGTCGATGATCACGCAGCGGTTCGTCTTCTTGATCGAGGCGACGATGGTGTCGATGTCGAGCGGGCGGAGCGTGCGCGGGTCGATGACCTCGGCGCTGTAGCCTTCTTCGGCCAGGCGGTCGGCCACACGCAGGGCGATCCAGTAGCTCTTGCTGTGTGCCACGATCGTCACGTCCTCCCCTTCCCGGGCGATGCGCGCCTTGCCGAGCGGGATGAGGTAGTCCGGCTCGTCAGACACCTCCCCGCGCAGGCCATACATGACCTCACTCTCGAGAAAGATGACCGGGTCATCGTCCCGGATGGCCGACTTGAGCAGCCCCTTCGCGTCGTCCGGGTTCGAGGGGGCCACGACCTTCAGGCCCGGAATCGTCGCATAGATCGACTCGGTGGAGGTGCT
This window contains:
- a CDS encoding metallophosphoesterase family protein — translated: MKVAHLSDIHFGRIAHPFIVEDLVREVNTEGVDLVAVSGDLTQRARRAQFEAARAMLEAFEAPTLVVPGNHDVVAWWHRPWTRIFDPLHRYRTFISDDLNPSFVKDGLAVLGINSAYGLTIKGGRITGEALKAIRTFFGGQPPGIFKVLVVHHHLTKLQALGPHDVARRARRTLAASAEAGVDLILCGHLHISHIEPLDIVPGKHRIVIASAGTATSNRGRRGHRDTNFYNLVSVTPEAFVIEERRYVPERRRFVTDGTVRFERAGGGGDPVAAAGPEP
- a CDS encoding pyruvate dehydrogenase complex dihydrolipoamide acetyltransferase; the encoded protein is MAIPVEMPKMSDTMEEGVLVSWLVEEGASVSAGDVIAQVETDKATMDLEVYDDGVLLKKVIQEGEAVPIGGLIAVLGEEGEDISEVLAKYGGGDGSAAPEPETKAEAVEAEAGQAPSGDGAAEEAAVAAGPEEGARIKASPLARKMAREHGIDLRTVRGSGPEGRIIKRDIEALLAGAPVEVPEAAPKPAPAEAPAEAPAMPAAYDVERISQMRKTIARRLAQSKFTAPHFYLTVDVDMEKATAFREQLNELAEAQGRGKVSFNDLVTKACALALRQHPYVNASYLEAEGEIRLHREIHVAVAVAIDEGLITPVIRHADRKGLGQIAEETRRLAEKARNRELQPEEYTGSTFTTSNLGMFGIDEFTAIINPPNACILAIGAIRDVPVVRDGEVVPGRRMRLTLSCDHRIVDGAVGARFLTTVRQYLEEPLNLLL
- a CDS encoding pyruvate dehydrogenase complex E1 component subunit beta, with translation MHSDMAELQFREAIRAAMVEEMERDENIFLMGEEVAQYNGAYKVSEGMLDRFGPKRVIDTPISENGFAGLGIGAALNGLRPIIEFMTFNFSFVAFDQLINNAAKIRYMSGGQFKLPIVFRGPNGAAGQLGATHSTSTESIYATIPGLKVVAPSNPDDAKGLLKSAIRDDDPVIFLESEVMYGLRGEVSDEPDYLIPLGKARIAREGEDVTIVAHSKSYWIALRVADRLAEEGYSAEVIDPRTLRPLDIDTIVASIKKTNRCVIIDESNPYASISSEIAYQIQDRAFDYLDAPIRRITAKDVPAPYAKNLMEYYMPQEDDAYEACKQVMYAG